In a genomic window of Lacrimispora sp. BS-2:
- a CDS encoding sugar ABC transporter ATP-binding protein, with protein sequence MSNYLVELEGVTKRFPGVVAMRNMSLQIRPGEIHGLIGENGAGKSTLIKVLTGVHIPEEGTIYIEGNKVSFKNPNEAATAGIACVYQELNIVKLLSVTDNIFINKALKKKGSPFLEYVKMHELAHEVMLSLGQDIDVKKECGSYGMGIQQMVEIAKAVLIDAKLIIMDEPTSSLGEKEVEQLMKTVRSLKEKGIAILFVSHKLEELFELCDRVTVMRDGEHILTKNTDELDNDSLISAMVGRTLDNQYPKVDTETGTEALRVEHLNSAGVLRDVSFHANHGEILGFAGLVGAGRTETFRAIFGADPYDSGEIYVNGKKVSIKSPKDGIRCGMAFLTEDRKGQGLVLSQSVRTNLILSNMRSCTKGLFFDEKQIDQLAEESISDLKIKTPTADEVVGQLSGGNQQKVVIGKWINTNADIYIFDEPTRGIDVGAKVEVYNIMNRLVSAGKCVIMISSELPEIIGMSDRVIVMREGRIMGELSKKTDVLNQEIIMKAAWGGEI encoded by the coding sequence ATGAGTAATTATTTGGTTGAGCTGGAAGGTGTTACAAAACGCTTCCCTGGTGTAGTAGCAATGCGAAACATGTCGTTGCAGATCAGACCTGGTGAGATCCACGGACTGATTGGTGAAAACGGTGCCGGAAAATCTACCCTGATCAAGGTCCTCACCGGTGTTCATATTCCGGAAGAAGGCACCATTTACATTGAAGGTAACAAAGTTTCATTTAAGAACCCTAATGAAGCTGCCACTGCCGGAATTGCCTGTGTATATCAGGAATTAAACATTGTAAAGCTCCTTTCTGTCACAGATAATATTTTTATTAACAAAGCTTTAAAAAAGAAAGGCAGCCCGTTTCTGGAATATGTCAAAATGCATGAATTAGCTCATGAGGTTATGCTTTCTCTGGGTCAGGACATTGATGTAAAAAAGGAATGCGGTTCCTATGGCATGGGAATCCAGCAGATGGTAGAAATTGCAAAAGCAGTCCTGATCGATGCAAAGCTTATTATCATGGATGAACCTACCTCCAGCCTTGGGGAAAAGGAAGTGGAACAGTTAATGAAAACGGTCCGTTCCTTAAAGGAAAAAGGCATTGCGATCCTGTTCGTGTCTCATAAGCTTGAGGAGCTGTTTGAGCTTTGTGACCGTGTAACAGTCATGAGAGATGGGGAGCACATCCTGACTAAAAATACTGATGAACTGGATAACGATTCCCTGATTTCAGCCATGGTAGGCAGAACTCTGGATAATCAATATCCAAAAGTTGATACAGAGACCGGTACAGAAGCACTCCGGGTGGAACATTTAAACTCTGCAGGTGTTTTAAGGGATGTGAGCTTTCATGCAAACCATGGAGAAATTCTTGGTTTTGCAGGCTTAGTAGGCGCCGGCAGAACCGAAACATTCCGGGCAATATTTGGTGCTGATCCCTATGACAGCGGAGAGATTTATGTAAATGGAAAGAAAGTATCCATAAAATCGCCCAAAGACGGAATCCGCTGCGGGATGGCGTTTTTAACAGAAGACCGGAAAGGACAGGGGCTGGTTCTTTCTCAATCAGTCCGGACGAACCTTATTTTAAGTAATATGAGAAGCTGCACGAAAGGCCTGTTCTTTGATGAGAAACAGATCGATCAGCTGGCGGAAGAATCGATCAGCGACTTAAAGATAAAAACTCCCACTGCCGATGAGGTGGTGGGACAGTTATCAGGCGGCAATCAGCAAAAGGTAGTTATTGGAAAATGGATCAATACAAATGCAGATATCTATATATTTGATGAGCCTACCAGAGGAATTGACGTAGGTGCTAAAGTCGAAGTATACAACATAATGAACCGTCTGGTCAGTGCCGGAAAATGCGTTATCATGATTTCTTCCGAATTACCGGAAATCATAGGAATGAGCGACCGGGTGATTGTCATGAGGGAAGGAAGAATCATGGGAGAACTTTCGAAAAAAACAGATGTCCTGAATCAGGAAATAATCATGAAAGCTGCCTGGGGAGGTGAAATTTAA
- a CDS encoding ABC transporter permease, whose amino-acid sequence MKNKKMKDILGKVAPLLALVLLFIVLSLATDKFFTLNNMMNILRQTAVNGLISAAMLVVLITAGIDLSVGANAILCACMMGMLKTSFGITNPFILILVCILTGVSVGFLNGILLTKMHLPHPFVSTLGMKNVLCGLALLVVSTKTISDFPAAVTFLGSSNLFKVSGGFSGIPLCFIILILIYTVYHFFLNKTALGRMIYCVGGNPEAARLSGINSDNILIFVYSLSGFMCAIAGLVIVGRSAVANPSAAISPYDTDAIAACIIGGASFMGGKGTIWGTLIGALMISTIRNGLTLLNTSSSVQYVVIGLVIIAAVFIDVTRTRMEAKAKRLAAK is encoded by the coding sequence ATGAAAAATAAGAAAATGAAAGATATTTTAGGAAAGGTAGCTCCTTTACTGGCTTTGGTTCTTTTGTTCATTGTATTATCACTAGCAACAGATAAATTTTTTACCCTTAATAATATGATGAATATTCTAAGGCAAACAGCTGTAAACGGGCTGATTTCCGCAGCTATGCTGGTGGTGCTGATTACTGCAGGCATCGACTTATCCGTTGGCGCCAATGCAATCCTGTGCGCATGCATGATGGGTATGCTGAAAACATCCTTTGGTATTACAAACCCATTTATATTGATTCTGGTCTGTATCTTGACCGGTGTTTCCGTTGGCTTTTTAAATGGCATACTGCTCACAAAAATGCATCTTCCCCATCCTTTCGTTTCAACCCTGGGTATGAAAAACGTGCTTTGCGGCCTGGCTTTGCTGGTAGTCTCAACTAAAACTATCTCCGACTTTCCGGCTGCCGTTACATTTTTAGGTTCCAGCAATTTATTTAAGGTATCCGGTGGATTCTCCGGGATTCCTTTATGCTTTATAATTTTGATATTGATTTATACCGTATATCATTTCTTTTTAAATAAAACCGCTCTTGGAAGAATGATTTACTGCGTAGGCGGTAATCCGGAAGCTGCCCGCCTTTCCGGGATCAATTCCGATAATATACTGATATTTGTTTACAGCTTATCCGGATTTATGTGCGCCATTGCCGGGCTGGTTATTGTGGGGCGTTCCGCAGTGGCCAATCCTTCTGCCGCTATTTCACCATATGATACGGATGCCATTGCGGCATGCATTATCGGCGGTGCCTCCTTTATGGGAGGAAAAGGAACCATCTGGGGAACCCTGATCGGCGCCCTGATGATTTCCACCATTCGAAATGGTTTAACACTCTTAAATACTTCAAGTTCCGTACAGTACGTTGTTATCGGCCTTGTAATAATCGCCGCTGTATTTATCGATGTAACAAGAACACGTATGGAAGCAAAAGCCAAACGGCTTGCAGCTAAATAA
- a CDS encoding guanylate kinase, with amino-acid sequence MGKIFYVMGKSASGKDTIYKRLLKRLPQLKKVVLYTTRPIRDGERDGVEYYFTTSDKLEKFRNENRLIEERTYETVYGPWSYFTVDDGQINLAGQNGYLMIGTLESYEKTRAYFGEDRLFPIYIEVEDGDRLLRAIKRERGQKTPKYKELCRRFLADEEDFKEENLVRCGIHKRFCNQELETCLNEVVKAVKAEL; translated from the coding sequence ATGGGCAAAATATTCTATGTAATGGGAAAAAGCGCTTCTGGAAAGGATACCATTTATAAAAGACTTTTAAAGAGGCTTCCCCAATTAAAGAAAGTAGTTTTATATACCACCAGGCCAATTCGGGATGGTGAAAGGGATGGGGTGGAGTACTATTTTACCACCAGTGATAAGCTGGAGAAATTCAGGAATGAAAACAGGCTTATTGAGGAGAGGACGTATGAAACGGTCTATGGACCCTGGAGTTATTTTACTGTTGATGACGGACAGATTAATTTAGCAGGGCAGAATGGATATCTGATGATAGGAACTCTGGAATCTTATGAAAAGACAAGGGCTTATTTTGGAGAAGACAGACTGTTTCCTATTTATATTGAGGTTGAGGATGGAGACCGGCTTTTAAGAGCGATCAAACGGGAACGGGGACAGAAGACACCTAAATATAAGGAGCTTTGCAGAAGGTTTCTGGCGGATGAAGAGGATTTTAAAGAAGAAAATCTCGTTCGGTGCGGAATACATAAGCGATTCTGCAATCAGGAGCTGGAAACGTGCCTTAATGAGGTCGTTAAAGCTGTGAAGGCAGAGCTGTAA
- a CDS encoding decarboxylase, with protein sequence MNDTPNLLKKLMEYGKSDFYPFHMPGHKRQYKESFAANFPNPFSIDITEIDGFDNLHHPEGILKESMEWASRIYGSHKTYYLINGSSGGILSAISGTVSRGGTILMSRNCHKSAFHGVFLNQLSAEYIYPQIIRPFGIQGGLLPEKIEEMLMNHPDIQSVFVVSPTYDGMVSDIKAIAEVVHRFRLPLIVDEAHGAHFSFGKEGGFPVSAFELGADVVIQSLHKTLPSFTQTAVMHVREGYVDMGRLDRYVHMYQTSSPSYVLMAGIEGCIRYMAGEGLKEMKHFSGKIEEVRKALTGLKHLRLLTDQEKGMYGIYDMDCSKIIISTRGTGKSGAWLDDRLRKEYHLEMEMCSSDYVTAITTLADTEEGLERLCSALLQIDSGLSPEEDCETANGLFKELERMPECRMTIAEAMDEPRHRIAIPDGEGMVSAEFVYVYPPGIPIVVPGEILKKESIDLIMKYKELGLAVQGMEDENSRELFVVDETGLNGK encoded by the coding sequence ATGAATGACACACCGAATTTATTAAAGAAGTTAATGGAATATGGGAAATCGGATTTTTATCCCTTTCATATGCCCGGACATAAAAGGCAGTATAAGGAATCTTTTGCAGCCAATTTTCCAAATCCATTTTCCATAGATATTACGGAGATAGACGGTTTTGATAATTTGCACCATCCGGAAGGGATTTTAAAGGAGTCCATGGAATGGGCTTCAAGGATTTACGGGAGCCATAAGACTTATTATCTTATTAATGGCAGCAGCGGCGGAATACTCAGCGCCATTAGCGGGACCGTATCAAGGGGCGGAACCATTCTTATGAGCAGGAACTGTCATAAGTCTGCGTTTCATGGAGTTTTCCTCAATCAGTTAAGTGCAGAATATATTTATCCACAAATAATACGGCCATTTGGTATCCAAGGTGGATTACTTCCGGAAAAAATAGAAGAGATGTTGATGAATCATCCAGATATTCAATCGGTGTTTGTGGTATCCCCAACTTATGATGGAATGGTATCTGATATTAAGGCTATTGCAGAGGTGGTTCATAGGTTTCGTTTACCTCTTATTGTGGATGAAGCTCATGGAGCTCACTTTTCCTTTGGGAAAGAGGGAGGATTTCCGGTTTCCGCTTTCGAGCTTGGAGCAGATGTGGTGATTCAAAGCCTTCATAAGACCCTTCCCTCCTTTACTCAGACGGCTGTCATGCATGTCAGGGAAGGATATGTGGATATGGGGAGATTGGACCGCTATGTGCACATGTATCAGACCAGCAGCCCATCCTATGTGCTGATGGCGGGTATTGAGGGCTGTATACGTTATATGGCTGGAGAAGGACTGAAAGAGATGAAGCACTTTTCCGGTAAGATAGAAGAGGTCCGGAAGGCTTTGACTGGTTTGAAGCACCTTAGGCTCCTTACGGATCAGGAAAAGGGGATGTACGGAATCTATGACATGGACTGTTCCAAGATCATTATTTCCACAAGGGGTACGGGAAAATCGGGAGCCTGGCTGGATGACAGGCTAAGAAAGGAATATCATCTGGAAATGGAAATGTGCAGTTCGGACTATGTAACTGCCATAACGACTCTGGCTGATACTGAGGAAGGCCTTGAAAGGCTGTGCAGTGCTCTGCTTCAGATTGATTCCGGGCTTTCCCCAGAGGAAGACTGTGAAACTGCAAACGGCTTATTTAAGGAGCTTGAGAGAATGCCGGAATGCCGGATGACCATTGCAGAGGCCATGGATGAGCCCAGGCACAGGATTGCAATCCCTGACGGAGAGGGAATGGTATCGGCAGAATTTGTTTACGTGTATCCGCCGGGAATACCTATTGTTGTACCGGGGGAGATTTTAAAAAAGGAATCCATTGATCTGATCATGAAGTATAAGGAGCTGGGCCTTGCAGTGCAGGGGATGGAGGATGAGAATTCCAGAGAACTTTTTGTGGTTGATGAAACTGGGCTAAATGGGAAATAA
- a CDS encoding lysophospholipid acyltransferase family protein: MNRIFYMVIRNLFRVPVWFYRIWRMGLPKDTHSDEQRYDYLRHVVKTVNRTGRIKVEVQGVENLPSENGFILFPNHQGLFDVLALMEACPSPFSVVVKKEAARLILVKQVIKALDGFSIDRQDIRASMEIITKMAEKVKMGKNFVIFPEGTRSREGNKLLAFKGGTFKSAVNAKCPIVPVALIDCFKPFDENSSRKQTVQVCFLKPVYAEDYQKMKTIQIAEMVHDKIQEEINLKIG; this comes from the coding sequence ATGAATCGTATCTTTTATATGGTAATAAGAAATCTTTTTCGTGTCCCCGTATGGTTTTACCGTATATGGAGGATGGGACTTCCGAAAGATACCCACAGCGATGAGCAGCGCTATGATTACCTCCGCCATGTAGTGAAAACAGTAAACAGAACAGGACGTATTAAGGTAGAAGTTCAGGGGGTTGAGAATCTTCCTTCTGAAAATGGCTTTATCCTGTTTCCAAACCATCAGGGATTGTTTGATGTGCTGGCTCTTATGGAAGCCTGCCCCAGTCCTTTTAGCGTGGTAGTAAAAAAAGAAGCTGCCAGGCTTATATTAGTAAAACAGGTAATCAAAGCCCTTGATGGTTTTTCTATTGACCGTCAGGACATCAGGGCTTCTATGGAAATCATAACTAAGATGGCGGAAAAGGTAAAGATGGGAAAGAACTTTGTGATCTTCCCAGAGGGGACCCGCAGCCGTGAGGGAAATAAACTCCTGGCATTTAAGGGAGGAACCTTTAAAAGTGCTGTAAATGCCAAATGTCCCATTGTGCCGGTGGCACTGATCGACTGTTTTAAACCCTTTGATGAGAACTCTTCCAGAAAACAGACTGTGCAGGTTTGTTTCTTAAAGCCGGTTTATGCAGAGGATTATCAGAAGATGAAAACCATCCAGATTGCGGAAATGGTACACGACAAAATACAGGAAGAAATAAATCTAAAAATAGGTTGA
- a CDS encoding Fe-S-containing hydro-lyase translates to MDHHIKVRISGEDAKSLSAGDYVYLTGTIYTARDAAHKRMKEALDQNESLPFDIKGNMIYYMGPSPAREGRPIGSAGPTTASRMDKYTPLLLDMGMGGMIGKGKRSKEVIEAIIRNESVYFAAVGGAGALLSKCILASEVIAYEDLGTEAIRRLEIKDFPVVVVIDSKGNNLYETAIERYRED, encoded by the coding sequence ATGGATCATCACATAAAAGTACGGATCAGCGGGGAAGATGCAAAAAGCTTGAGTGCAGGGGATTATGTTTATCTGACTGGGACTATTTATACTGCCCGGGATGCCGCTCATAAAAGAATGAAAGAAGCTTTGGACCAAAATGAAAGTCTTCCATTTGATATAAAAGGAAACATGATCTATTATATGGGCCCATCCCCGGCCAGGGAAGGACGCCCCATCGGTTCCGCAGGGCCGACCACGGCCAGCCGCATGGATAAGTACACGCCCCTTCTTCTTGATATGGGAATGGGGGGAATGATAGGAAAAGGAAAAAGAAGCAAAGAAGTCATCGAAGCTATCATAAGAAACGAGTCCGTTTACTTTGCTGCGGTGGGAGGGGCCGGAGCTCTTCTTTCAAAATGCATCCTTGCCTCTGAAGTAATTGCTTATGAGGATTTAGGAACAGAGGCCATAAGGCGTTTAGAAATCAAAGACTTTCCAGTGGTGGTTGTCATAGACAGCAAAGGAAACAATTTATATGAAACAGCCATAGAAAGATACAGGGAGGATTAA
- a CDS encoding fumarate hydratase encodes MIRTVRIEEITKNVKEMCIEANHVLSNDMERVFLKAVDEESSPLGRQVLCQLKENLKIAGEDMIPICQDTGMAVIFVKIGQDIHIEGGNLTDAINQGVREGYGEGYLRKSVVEPVERINTKDNTPAVIHYEVVSGDKIDITVAPKGFGSENMSRIFMLKPADGLEGIKDSILTAVKEAGPNACPPMVVGVGIGGTFEKCAQLAKQALTRDIEKRSSVPYIKELESEMLEKINKLGIGPGGLGGRITALAVNIETYPTHIAGMPVAVNICCHVNRHAHRVI; translated from the coding sequence ATGATCAGAACGGTTAGAATTGAAGAAATAACAAAGAACGTGAAAGAAATGTGCATAGAGGCCAATCATGTGCTGTCAAATGATATGGAAAGGGTATTTCTTAAGGCAGTGGATGAAGAATCCTCTCCCCTTGGCAGACAGGTGCTCTGTCAGTTGAAGGAAAACTTAAAAATTGCGGGGGAAGATATGATTCCTATCTGCCAGGATACAGGGATGGCAGTAATTTTTGTAAAGATAGGGCAGGACATACATATAGAAGGCGGCAATCTTACCGATGCAATTAATCAGGGAGTAAGAGAAGGATATGGGGAAGGCTATTTGAGAAAATCTGTTGTGGAGCCGGTGGAGCGTATAAATACAAAAGATAATACCCCTGCGGTCATCCATTATGAGGTTGTGAGCGGAGATAAGATTGATATTACAGTTGCTCCCAAAGGATTTGGAAGTGAAAACATGAGCCGCATATTCATGTTAAAGCCTGCGGATGGATTAGAAGGAATAAAGGATTCCATATTAACTGCCGTTAAGGAAGCCGGGCCAAATGCATGCCCACCTATGGTCGTTGGAGTGGGTATCGGCGGAACCTTTGAAAAATGTGCTCAGTTAGCCAAGCAGGCTTTGACCAGGGATATTGAGAAACGGTCCAGTGTTCCTTATATAAAGGAACTGGAATCAGAGATGCTTGAAAAAATCAACAAGCTTGGAATCGGACCCGGGGGTTTGGGAGGAAGGATTACTGCCCTGGCCGTAAACATTGAAACTTATCCGACCCACATAGCCGGAATGCCTGTAGCAGTTAATATATGCTGTCATGTAAACAGGCATGCACATAGAGTTATATAA